The following coding sequences lie in one Ignavibacteria bacterium genomic window:
- a CDS encoding serine/threonine protein phosphatase, protein MIAAIGDIHGCFYTLEALVNKLRAEYPDAEIYCVGDLVDRGKNSFEVVKFLMDNKIKFTPGNHDYMFYAYVREPKSIFARAWVYNGNEATLRSYLDHFDSVVKHIEFIHAQPLYFNLEDCFISHAGISERYKKYLPPNLRDNLEALDKLIYGEFENETGVLWSREKLLNLGKIQVVGHTKQDSVRYDTKSNALYIDTGACIGNKLSAAVIHRNELVETVEEPTHLNDI, encoded by the coding sequence ATGATTGCAGCTATCGGCGATATTCACGGGTGTTTTTATACTCTTGAAGCCCTGGTTAATAAACTCAGGGCTGAATACCCGGATGCTGAAATCTACTGCGTCGGGGATCTGGTAGACAGGGGAAAAAACAGTTTTGAGGTCGTTAAGTTCTTAATGGACAACAAAATTAAGTTTACTCCCGGAAACCATGACTATATGTTCTATGCTTATGTCAGAGAGCCAAAAAGCATTTTTGCCAGGGCATGGGTCTATAACGGAAATGAGGCCACGCTAAGAAGTTATCTGGACCATTTTGACAGTGTTGTAAAACATATTGAATTTATTCATGCCCAGCCTCTTTACTTTAATCTGGAAGATTGTTTTATTTCACATGCGGGCATTTCTGAACGGTACAAAAAATATCTTCCGCCAAATTTGAGAGATAACCTGGAGGCGCTTGACAAGCTTATTTACGGTGAGTTCGAAAATGAAACCGGAGTCCTCTGGTCCAGGGAAAAACTCCTGAACCTGGGGAAAATTCAGGTCGTCGGGCATACGAAACAGGATAGTGTGAGATACGACACAAAGTCAAATGCCTTATATATTGATACCGGCGCCTGTATAGGCAATAAGCTCAGTGCAGCGGTTATACATCGTAATGAACTGGTCGAAACGGTGGAAGAACCTACACATTTAAACGATATTTGA
- a CDS encoding acetyl-CoA hydrolase/transferase family protein has translation MSYEDFKVGQFRTANWLKNYTSKLISADEAVKVIKSGDHIAIQPGCAVPMELVRAMVRRKDELENVNIYHILTVGPVPYLDPGMEKHFRHTAFFIGGNSRQAVNEGRADFVPIFLSEVPLLFKNGVIKPDVALINVSPPDEHGFCSYGVDVGTIKTAAEKSKIIIAQVNKRMPRALGDCFIHINKIHYVVEYDEAIQELPQVDSDLNEDTLAIYNNIGHYIADLIEDGSTLQMGIGAIPDAVLRFLKNKKDLGVHTEMFSDGMIELVEEGIVNNEKKTLHPGKIIAGFVLGTKRAFDFINNNPIVEFHPQEYVNDPFVISRNYKMVAINSAIEVDLTGQVCADSIGTRFFSGIGGQVDFVRGAARSEGGKPIIALPSTTKDFKISRIVPALKPGAGVVTSRGDVHYIVTEYGIAHLYGKSIRERVKALIKVAHPDFREELSRYARENFKI, from the coding sequence ATGTCATATGAAGATTTCAAAGTAGGGCAGTTTAGAACTGCAAACTGGCTGAAAAATTATACCTCAAAGCTGATTTCGGCCGATGAGGCTGTTAAGGTAATTAAGTCCGGAGACCATATTGCCATCCAGCCCGGATGCGCAGTCCCGATGGAACTGGTCAGGGCTATGGTAAGACGCAAAGATGAGCTTGAAAACGTCAATATATATCATATCCTTACCGTTGGACCTGTACCTTATCTGGATCCTGGTATGGAAAAACACTTCAGGCATACGGCGTTTTTTATCGGCGGCAATTCCAGGCAGGCGGTTAATGAAGGAAGGGCCGACTTTGTACCGATATTTCTTTCCGAGGTTCCTCTTTTATTTAAAAACGGCGTTATAAAGCCGGACGTTGCCCTCATAAATGTTTCCCCGCCCGATGAACACGGCTTCTGCAGCTATGGCGTCGATGTCGGAACAATCAAAACTGCCGCTGAAAAATCCAAAATCATTATTGCTCAGGTCAATAAAAGAATGCCTAGAGCCCTCGGTGACTGCTTTATTCACATAAATAAAATCCATTATGTCGTTGAGTACGATGAAGCAATCCAGGAGCTGCCGCAGGTAGATAGCGATCTTAACGAGGATACACTGGCCATTTACAACAATATAGGGCACTATATCGCAGACCTTATTGAAGACGGATCGACTCTCCAGATGGGCATTGGAGCCATTCCGGATGCGGTTCTGAGATTCCTGAAGAACAAGAAGGACCTTGGCGTCCATACGGAAATGTTCTCTGACGGAATGATCGAACTGGTCGAAGAAGGCATCGTAAACAATGAAAAGAAAACTCTCCACCCGGGAAAGATTATTGCGGGTTTTGTGCTCGGAACAAAAAGAGCATTCGACTTTATAAATAATAATCCTATTGTGGAATTCCATCCGCAGGAATATGTTAATGATCCCTTTGTTATATCGAGAAACTACAAAATGGTTGCCATAAATTCGGCTATCGAAGTCGATTTGACGGGACAGGTGTGTGCAGATTCCATAGGAACCAGGTTCTTTAGCGGCATTGGCGGCCAGGTGGATTTTGTCCGCGGGGCAGCAAGAAGTGAAGGCGGAAAGCCTATAATCGCCCTTCCTTCAACGACAAAGGATTTCAAAATTTCAAGAATTGTCCCGGCATTAAAACCAGGCGCCGGAGTCGTAACCTCAAGAGGAGATGTGCATTACATAGTGACTGAATATGGGATCGCCCATCTTTATGGAAAATCTATTAGGGAAAGAGTTAAGGCACTCATAAAGGTGGCACATCCCGATTTCAGGGAAGAGCTCTCAAGGTATGCCAGGGAAAACTTTAAGATCTAA